Below is a window of Phyllopteryx taeniolatus isolate TA_2022b chromosome 16, UOR_Ptae_1.2, whole genome shotgun sequence DNA.
CCTccacaaaaagaaataaaaaaaaaagaaataaaataaaaaaaattgtgtaccAGTGCATTCAAATAGATCTTAGGGATGAATGCTGCTTTCAATGAGTGACACAAAGCTTTGAAGTTCACCAATTTTAGCACCCCACATTCTCCAATTATTATACGGGACACCTGCTTTTGGAGCAGAGTTGCGCCTCACCGTCTCCTGCAGCGAGTCCAGCTGCCCACATTTGCCCTTGCATCCCATGACGCCCTGCAGTTCCTGCCTGATTTTTCCCAAGTCCAACTCAAGTCTTTGCACCTCACCCAGCAACGCGCCGTGCTCCTCGTGATTCACGCCCACACTGCGGCAGCAAGGCAACAAACATTAGAGCTACTCTTACCAAATAAGATGGTTTTATCATattagggagaaaaaaaaaaaaaaaaaaaaaggctgtgtGTTGGTACCTAAGAAGAGGTGCGTCTACTGCTGGAGCGACAACTACttcttccattttcttcttGTGAAGTTCATATTGTTGCTGCTTCTGTTCCACCTCCTACAACACAGGGAAATATCATGACTCACTGTTTATAATACATagcaaaaggcaaaacaaaagaTATCCTCATGCCTGTATGGATACATTCCCTCGACAATGTGACAATGGCGCTAGTGAACAGTGCGCAGCAAAACCCCAACACTCCAACAGCTAAGCATGTCATTCACTTTTGAAACAGTTGACTCGTATTGTTCATACCAGTGACACCGCCATTTCATTCATGGTGAGGCTCCTATAGGTTGTGTGcgtcttggccaccagggggcagtacaatacagacaTGGATATGCATGGAGACGGGCATATGCGcacagtaaactgcagtaaattatttttcgcagaggataaagaatatatgtctatgaatattgttatattgtctgtctacacatGCTGCTGCatagtttgtgttcaaatatcaggtGCTAAagcagtggtgtccaaactatggcGTGGGGGCCATTTGTGGCCCGCCGTCCATTTTTTTACGGCGCGCGGCATgtatattattttgattgacactgcctgataggtattaatttaacaatatttttattcttGTGGTTGTAGTTGGGGGTGGTGAACAACTGAAAACTGGGCATTGCTATCTGTGTTATGTCCCAGAATACTTGATAAATTACgtggggtcctcagtttacatcAGACTTCCATTCCTCCGGCTTCCTTGTCTATCACGCACTGACGTTAACGCAGTAGTAAAATCATAATTgcagaaaaacacttctaggccatggatataaaacaattcaatgaaaaacattttcttttgatgTACTGGCGCATACTAATTGCGTGCTGTTCGTATCTGAAAACATTGTTTGTTGAAGCGTCTTAACCAGTGGACCGCCTGCATTCGAGTTGCAAGTCTACCTGATGTCGTGGCTTGTGATGACATTTGAGACAGCATCCCTTTGTCTGGAAGCCACACATTTTGCAGGCGTGTGTTCTAAGCCTTCGAGTCAAGTATACCTTAGTCTTGGCAGCCAAAGCGTTGAGCAGCGACTCCAAGTCAGCTAAGCGTGTCGTTTGACTCCCTTGAAGCGCTTTCAGCTCCTCTTCGCTCTACAAGGGAAGCCCAAATGACATTGTGAGCAACATGAAACCCAAAGAACACGGGCCACATTATACCTGCTCTCTGCGGGCATTGTCCTGTTTCAGCTCTCCTCGCAGCACGCCCAGCCTCTGCTCCAGCACGGACGACAGCCACAGTTCGAGCGTCTCCCTGTCGGTCTCGGTGTGGAGCTTCTCGCGCAGGGTGTTGTACAGAGCCAATATGTTGGTGCGATGCTGCTCCTGCTTCTGGTCACTCTGCTGGACTCGCTCCCACAGCAGAGCGAGCTGGCGCTCCAGACGTTCAAGGCGCGTGGAGTCCACGCCAGGGGCCACAATTGGCTGAGGAAATAAGACAAGGGGGTAAATAGAGAGGACTAGATATGCTGGTTAATAATTCTGAATAATACTCCTAATCCATCCTACCGGCGTTGGCGATACAGGGGCGAAGGTCTGACCCAGGAGAGACTCTGCAGTAGGTACGGAAAGTGGAGCAGACGCCGGCAACAAGTTCGACAGGTAGGCGATGGGAGACGAAGCACGCCACTCGGTGAGGTTTACGGCCGGGAGGTAACCGAGCAGGACGGCGGACGACGGACCCCACAGCCACAATGCTGCACCGCAACAACATATGCTCAATACCAACACAGAAAAATGCAACTAATCGTCAATAATAGACTTGAGATTTTCCTTAATGACTTAGTTTTGAATATACGGTAATTCACAAAACACATAAGCTGGGAGGGGTTGACTCAAGACAGAGAAACGCTGACCCAAATGTCGCCACTGATTTGTAGCGCACTCATGAGACGCGTGCTGGTTAGGAAATCTACTGCCTCACTAAAGAGGCAGCGGTATAAAATTAACttctgaaatgtttgtttggtaTATTAATTCTCTGTTCTATACTTCTTGTCAGGGTCGCCGTCAGAGAGTAAAAAAGTGATGATGATTCTAAGGGCCCATGGAAAATATGTTCAATTTTCATTATAGATGTGGGTAGCCtgaaagtgatattttttttcccactcggCACAAAATCTCAAGTTTTATTTCCCTTGTAAAAGATTCCCAAATTTGTATTTCAGTTGCGCCCATGTAAAATGAGTGCAAGTCTTCACAACCTTTCCTGAAAATTGAATTCTCCCTCttgattggctttttttttattttttataatgttgtaGACAGCCTGAGTTGggtgtgaaaaaagaaaaaaaaactgtgggaTGGCACAAGCCATTTTGAGCCTTGCGCAACATTTTCAAAGGGAAATAAAAAGGCTTTCCGATTGTTTGAAATTGATTGGCAAGAGTCACAGTTACAACAGAGAAATTTCCCAatgttttgtttcacatttaCTATGGCACCGGCATTAAGTCTTAGCAACTCACCTAAGAGGAGGAGTAGGGCCAGAAGAAGCAGGAGCAGCTTCCAGAGTTTGGGAAGACATCTGGAAGTAACGCGTCAGCAAATTGATCAAAATGACAAGAATGCACTTTGATCTTAATTCTAAGAAtaacagagggggaaaaaagctgggTTGGTGCTCTCACCGTGTCAGAAAGAAGACATTGAGTAGAGACACGAGGGACACAAGGTGGTACCAGCCACTGGCAAGAAACCACAGGAGACCTCGGCCTGCCTTCACTGGGACGGAATTGGTGTAAATCATCAGAATCTCAGCAACACGACGAAGATTACAAGTTGCTTAGAGGACACGTGACTAACCCGGAGCTGCTAGGATCGCCCACAGCAGTGCGAGCAGCCTCCGTGTCAGCGTCCCAGCGCTTGAGCCCAAAGACTGAGCGCCTCTTACCACGCAGTGGCCCGGCTGCAGGACGCAGGAACCTGGAAACGGAAGCACCGATTAGTCGCTGCTGGCGTTCTAATCGTCGTCATCTCGGCGTGAGAGGAAGCGCCGGTCGACCTGTGTAAGCCAGAAGGCTCCACAGCGCCCCCGCCAGGCGCCGAGACCTGGACGACCGCGTGAGCAGGGCGGCGTGCGTCTCAGAGTACTGCTTCCCTTTACAGTCATCACCTGCATGCGGCAAAACCGCGGCAGgcaaaaagaacacacacacaaacacacacaaaaggacgCATGAATCCATACGTTTGATGGATGGTAAACATTAATAAACTAAATAGGAAtccagaaaaaaacagcaaagaaaAGGTATGATTTTGAGAGCGCAAAACAAAAAGGGTTAAAGGCATGCATATTGCACAGGCTGCCATATTTGATGACACAACATGAACACAAcatctttttgtttgtataaAACCACTTTTGTTCACATTCGGGACAAATGGAAGTCAATTTTAGACGACAGAGATGTTGAAACATAAGGCTTTGAGTGCTTCTTCCAATTAAACTTTCAAACGCTGAATGCCCCAAAAGTTTAAGAATTTGAAGCGTAACCAGAATTGTATGGAGAAAAGACGCCTCACATTTCAATATAACAATTAAAACCATAATTTCGTTGTCGtaatagagcggctccaactcccggagacaaattccttgtggtttttttggacatacttggcaaataaagaggattctgattctgattcattatTGTGTAACAGCccaaagttatttttaactttctttcaaaatatgcttggggaaaaaaaacatgttttctctTTATGTTTCTGTAGACAGTCAGTCTAAAAGTTGAATTGAGGAAAATGGgacttatttattttctgaaaacgtTCAGAGATGACTTAAGCAACTATGCAAACGAGGGGAGTAGTTTGACCtcttttacagtggttaacttctccTTACGCTTAAGGTtaacatgttaaaatgttacttgaaacattgctgattgttttatttgagattttttttttatttttttaaacttccaaGTCAAGCAGAACCAAAGAATGAATTGCGTTTGACTTTGGAGTTTGGATTTGATGTTGAGCCAAGCGTCCGCTTGCACGTTAGACCAAAACAAAACTAGTCATCTATCACTAATGAGTCAACAAGTTGCTCACACAACCTCTACAGAATCATCCCGACAGAGGTCACGGTGGTCACATGAACTCTGTCCATCAGCAGACAACAGGCAGtggacgtgcgtgtgtgtgcgtgtgtgtgcttacATAGGGAACCATTGAGATTGAGATGTGATGAATCTTCTGTCACCAGATCTTTGACATTCACGCTCCCACAGTAACTCGAGTGAGCTGAAATACACACAAAGCTCATTTGTATTTTGCATGTTACGATGAAAAAAGTggaacaaaatgaatgaaaatgcattcTAAAAAACTGAAAAGTGTAAAAgcacaaatgtatttatcttCATCCTGAACTCAATCACTGTcggtataaaaaaaactaaactagcAGAAATGAAAGGCAACTTTTATCAACTTAACCGACAGTCAACAAACCTTtctgcaaactttttttttttttttttttttaaagcaggggtgggtCATCGAGCATAAAAGTTTGCCCGCGTCTGGTTGGAAGCTACAGCCAACTTGTAATGTtttgccaaacaaaaacaacagacgAGGAGAGAAACAACAATTGCAAACTAGATTTCCAAGACAAAGTTGAGACAGTCAAATGAGTTTACATATTTCTCCTAAAATGACACTCAAAAGAGAAGCAGCGGAGGAGCAACAGAAGTCAAGCGTGAGGAATGATGAGGAGGCCGGGGCGTTACCTTGTACTTGAGAGTCTTGAGAGCTGTCGCCGATCATCCTGCGCTTGAGTAGCCACACTTGAGTCAAAGCCGTTTGTTTCAGGGAGTCCGTGCATGACGCCAAGACACCTGCTGACAACCAGCGGCCAGAGTCACTtagtcaaaacacacacagcactataaagatgggggggggggggggggggggggggaatcataataaaaatgttgttaaGTAGACAAGTGGGTTGATAACTGGGTTTGTATAGCCAGGAAAGAATACAgcggaggggagagagaaactgTGCTTTCCGTGAACTAGTAGAGTGTTGAAGCAAATACTTGGCGTAAGAGATATTTGCagtcttttaagaaaacaagcAAGACCGgatataaaaagacaaaaaaggaaTGACGGCGATCCAAGATGCGTCTCACCTCGTCCTTGCGTGCTGCTCTTGGTTCGCGTGTGCAGCCAGAGCACGCTGCTGTAGAGCGTCGCCAAGATGGACACAAAAGGAGCCAGGACTTTTTTGCTGAGGCGCACACACGTGTTAGACACTGACGTGAGGACacctgaggggaaaaaaaatatattccaaTGTCATACATCAACTTTGCAGCGGTGTGTATTCGATGCAAACTCCAAAAGAACACGTTTCGATTTTCTCACCCGTCTTGCTTTTCCGACTCCGGTCTCGGGAGTATATACTTGTAAAAGGTGACGATGAATAGGAGAGTGCATCCGTGCACACCTCTGCGGCGTGTGACGAgggcgacgacgacgatgacgtTGGTGACGAGTGTGTGATGAGGGAGTCATTCGTTTGAGAGTGGAAGGAGCAGTCTTTACAGATGTAGCCGTTGGCGAGCGCCACCTGAGATTTGGTAGCGCTGACGTCGCCGTTGACGCTCGACGAGCTGCGTTCGGAGTGGGACGTCCTGCCTGGAGGAGGAAACGCACAcacgttttatttcaaattacaccacagagggaaaccgtgactacaatgtggcccgcgacaaaaatgagtttgatataCCTGATCTATTTGATGAGAATAATACAGGCCCCAGTTTATTTTATTggttttaatataataaaagtCACACTACTATTAAATATAACAATGTCGTCCAAGTCATTTGAAGTATATTTCATGGGCATGTGTGAATAATTGCGTGTTGCTGTTTACAATGTCTAATGTCAAAAATTTGCAAAGTGTTCGGAGCAAATATCTGTGATTTTGGTCTGTTTACATTCTTACATCTTTTAGCAAGATCATGACAATTGTGACGTGAAGTAGTCATAACGTTTCATCTCAagtcatttcataaactgaccCCAGATGCCGTCGCCAGTCGTCGTGGTTGTGCTCGTAGTGACGGTGCGCTGTCTCAGGTGCGCCTGCTCCGCCGCCGTCGTGTGCAGGCCGGCGTCGCTTTCCTCCGCCATCGTGCCGCTGTTTATCGGGGTACTGACGGCGGAGAAGCTGAGGTCTTTCCTGGGTGTGCCAGCTTGGCTCAGGGACAAAGACATTGTATTGGAACTGGAATGCAGCTTTCTGCTCCGCAGGGTCCTGGCAGAAACAACACCGGAACCACAAATGTGGATTATTATGGGGTGCCTTAATAATGTCGTAATAATAGACTCGTTAGCTCCTGCTTCTACTTGCACGACAGGTAGAAACCTTGAAATGTTACTAAAATATtaagaactgaagaagccttttggattaaaggtgaaacatctaacaaataaaaacagtccggttgccttgattcaacttttgaagactaaaatattaAGGATCATCATCAGAATTTCACTGCCATTCGCATTCGTCTTTAAGTGAAGTGGGGAGTGGATCTATTTAAATcggaaattgtatttttgtgaaaacaaactttttcaaattttatttgaagGTCATATATCACCCAGTCCTACCTGCACAGTTTTTTCACGTAATGGATTGTGGTCCAACTTCAAGGTGCAACTGCAGATATTGAGACACTCACCGTGACTCTTTCCTGGTCGTATAGCTGCTCTGGTTCTGAGTGTAGTCCATAAAACTGTCATTGCCATGGTGACCGGCAACCGTTTGCAGACGCAGGCTCCGCCGCGACATCCTGGGCGACTCGTAGACCGGAGCAATCTGGTGCTCCTTCTCAAACTCTAACGCTGCTGTCGAGTAGCTGGAGCTGAGAAATGCAGGAGACGAGtacaagagaaaaataaaaaggcacgtTAGCGAGAAATGCAAGACCGCTTAAACAGAAGATACAGCCTGCGATTGAGGAGAagccttccattttttttaaacggaatAAAACCCAGGACAAACTGTCTATTGAGCGAGAAAGTGGAGCTGGCACTTtacccaacaggaagtgactcATCAACGAGGCAAAAGGGAAAACAAGACAACAGAGTAGGCAGAGCATGCGTTTCGCAGCCTAATTGCAAACACTCGCCGTGTTTGCAATAAACATCCCTAACGCGTGGAAATTGACAAAGAAAAGCAGTGCAACGTGCGCTAATCCAAAACGCAGCATGAAAGTTGTAAATTGAAGGTCGCCATGGATCGCGCTGCGCTGAGTCACACGGACACACCCACCTGGCACGTTTGCTGGAGGCACGCACGCCAAGGCAAACACACAGAGACCCTTGGAAAGACTCTGGATACACTACTAGGGTTACAAGTAATTTCCTGCGTTGCTATAATGGGGTAAATAAAAGGGTTGTatcaaaaataaactaaaagtgATGACAGctatcatccattcattttctatctatatagcatttacactcacattcacaactatggataactgagtcttcagtgaaccttcTATGcaattggaatgtgggagggaagCAGAGAgataacatgcaaattccacagagATCCAAACCAAGATCCCTTCCGCAGTGTTGCCCCTAAAGAGAAGTACAGGAGGTTAAACAATACCATCTTGTTGGAAAAGGAAGGAACTTGAGCCATGTACAGGAAGTCACGGTAATCTGCAAACGTTGACTGGAGCATACAACTACTTTTGGTTGCTGACACAAACAGGGGGACTCCACACCTGGAACTGAGGAAGGATCTTCAACAACCAATTCAATTCAACTTTCGTGGAATATGTAAACCCTAAAATGCCGTGATAAGTGAGACCAGCGAGCGTACACGTCTGTGGAGCCGCACTCCAATCTACAGTCTGAGGATTACACGCTGTCTCCTCCATCCAATTATGTGCTTTCATGTTTACTCAGCATCCTGCTTGCTGCTTCAACTGGCTCGCCGATGAACAACAACTATGGCTCACGTTCCAACAAAGATACAGCGGATTGTGGAAATGTGACTGGTCCAAGGCATCAAGCGCTGTAATAAGCAAGCCACTGACACTCACAGACACAgtcactaaaaaaataaataaaaaccaagcAAGTCATTGTCCCGCTGCTATATtgcaaattttttaaatcaaacttaTTTCTGCGTACAGCATAGGAGGCGAGTCTGAATTGAGAGTTGTGTTATTGAAATGATGCGGCtcagttgaacattttggtgttgaaatatacaatgtttactCCTCTTATCTTTTGTCTGTCGGTTTTACAGTTAACcaggagtgacaaataaacgaCTTAATaagcaagcacacttttcctcagtAGGAGAACTGTGCGAATGCGAGAGCGAGCACAGGTGCTGATGAATACTTTAAAAgtgtgtcttcaattaaaatatgtttaaagcgTGTGGAAAGCGTCAAAAAccagaaaaatatgtttttttttttttaaatatggtttTCTCTAGATTTGTACCAACTGGTTCTGAAATGTATCCCCACTATTAACGTGGGTTAACTGTAGAGTGAATGTGCACCCTTCATCTAATTGGCTTCCGGTCGTTCGGCGCGTCCGCTGCTCACTCTCAGACGGCCCACATCGCTGATATAAATAGAGAGTGTGGCGATTGCGATTTTAGAAGCACGAGAAGAGGACAGACAACCAGCGCAGACAACAAAGACGCTCGCATTCGGCCACTCGACTTCTGGGAATCTCTCCTTGCATAACGCCGGGTTTGGATGCCCTTCCCACACTCAAGTGGG
It encodes the following:
- the sun1b gene encoding SUN domain-containing protein 1 isoform X2 encodes the protein MSSFMSKSRHKCALRNDPRDSHTSSSSSPGSARRLRGSARLTLATGGDATGCSLQSAGQSAAPCRNSSSYSTAALEFEKEHQIAPVYESPRMSRRSLRLQTVAGHHGNDSFMDYTQNQSSYTTRKESRTLRSRKLHSSSNTMSLSLSQAGTPRKDLSFSAVSTPINSGTMAEESDAGLHTTAAEQAHLRQRTVTTSTTTTTGDGIWGRTSHSERSSSSVNGDVSATKSQVALANGYICKDCSFHSQTNDSLITHSSPTSSSSSPSSHAAEVCTDALSYSSSPFTSIYSRDRSRKSKTGVLTSVSNTCVRLSKKVLAPFVSILATLYSSVLWLHTRTKSSTQGRAGVLASCTDSLKQTALTQVWLLKRRMIGDSSQDSQVQAHSSYCGSVNVKDLVTEDSSHLNLNGSLCSCVLQPGHCVVRGAQSLGSSAGTLTRRLLALLWAILAAPVKAGRGLLWFLASGWYHLVSLVSLLNVFFLTRCLPKLWKLLLLLLALLLLLALWLWGPSSAVLLGYLPAVNLTEWRASSPIAYLSNLLPASAPLSVPTAESLLGQTFAPVSPTPPIVAPGVDSTRLERLERQLALLWERVQQSDQKQEQHRTNILALYNTLREKLHTETDRETLELWLSSVLEQRLGVLRGELKQDNARREQSEEELKALQGSQTTRLADLESLLNALAAKTKEVEQKQQQYELHKKKMEEVVVAPAVDAPLLSVGVNHEEHGALLGEVQRLELDLGKIRQELQGVMGCKGKCGQLDSLQETITTQVSSQVRKELQGLFFSSDASGEAQGEVPESLVLWLSRRYMSTSDLRGALAALERGILSNVSRQLELSRARTLSEAESKAASIVGAVTGSVQSAASAEGLSEKQVKVIVQNALRLYSQDRTGLVDYALESGGGSILSTRCSETHETKTALMSLFGVPLWYFSQSPRVVIQPDMYPGNCWAFKGSQGYLVIRLSMRIRPTSFCLEHIPKALSPTGNITSAPQNFTVFGLDDEYQEEGELLGHYTYQEGGESLQTFPVKEPTEKTFQIMEVRVLSNWGHPDYTCLYRFRVHGEPRPQ
- the sun1b gene encoding SUN domain-containing protein 1 isoform X1, which encodes MSSFMSKSRHKCALRNDPRDSHTSSSSSPGSARRLRGSARLTLATGGDATGCSLQSAGQSAAPCRNSSSYSTAALEFEKEHQIAPVYESPRMSRRSLRLQTVAGHHGNDSFMDYTQNQSSYTTRKESRTLRSRKLHSSSNTMSLSLSQAGTPRKDLSFSAVSTPINSGTMAEESDAGLHTTAAEQAHLRQRTVTTSTTTTTGDGIWGRTSHSERSSSSVNGDVSATKSQVALANGYICKDCSFHSQTNDSLITHSSPTSSSSSPSSHAAEVCTDALSYSSSPFTSIYSRDRSRKSKTGVLTSVSNTCVRLSKKVLAPFVSILATLYSSVLWLHTRTKSSTQGRAGVLASCTDSLKQTALTQVWLLKRRMIGDSSQDSQVQAHSSYCGSVNVKDLVTEDSSHLNLNGSLCDDCKGKQYSETHAALLTRSSRSRRLAGALWSLLAYTGSCVLQPGHCVVRGAQSLGSSAGTLTRRLLALLWAILAAPVKAGRGLLWFLASGWYHLVSLVSLLNVFFLTRCLPKLWKLLLLLLALLLLLALWLWGPSSAVLLGYLPAVNLTEWRASSPIAYLSNLLPASAPLSVPTAESLLGQTFAPVSPTPPIVAPGVDSTRLERLERQLALLWERVQQSDQKQEQHRTNILALYNTLREKLHTETDRETLELWLSSVLEQRLGVLRGELKQDNARREQSEEELKALQGSQTTRLADLESLLNALAAKTKEVEQKQQQYELHKKKMEEVVVAPAVDAPLLSVGVNHEEHGALLGEVQRLELDLGKIRQELQGVMGCKGKCGQLDSLQETITTQVSSQVRKELQGLFFSSDASGEAQGEVPESLVLWLSRRYMSTSDLRGALAALERGILSNVSRQLELSRARTLSEAESKAASIVGAVTGSVQSAASAEGLSEKQVKVIVQNALRLYSQDRTGLVDYALESGGGSILSTRCSETHETKTALMSLFGVPLWYFSQSPRVVIQPDMYPGNCWAFKGSQGYLVIRLSMRIRPTSFCLEHIPKALSPTGNITSAPQNFTVFGLDDEYQEEGELLGHYTYQEGGESLQTFPVKEPTEKTFQIMEVRVLSNWGHPDYTCLYRFRVHGEPRPQ